Proteins encoded in a region of the Methylobacterium radiotolerans JCM 2831 genome:
- a CDS encoding amino acid ABC transporter permease — protein MKAADPRGGRPNALPVLLPFALPEDRAAARLRPAHLWLLAALALVAVPAWAQGGAAALSPLEVVIKWAPLLLTGFAFNVAISLMAMAIGTVAGIGLGLAMLAEGRILPRLAWCATQVFRNVPWLVLLFFVMFLVPFQVTVFGVRVPLPDWVKATFGFSLPVMANVAEIVRGAVRSVPNTQWEAAESLAFTRRQTLWRIILPQCAKRMLPPWMNVYSLIAMATVQASIVGVTEMLTLTAQVHAAEGGRPELFAPLYGFALLCFFLYCYPIDRFTAALERRFETR, from the coding sequence ATGAAAGCGGCCGATCCGCGGGGCGGGCGGCCGAATGCCCTGCCGGTCCTCCTGCCCTTCGCGCTCCCGGAGGACCGCGCGGCGGCGCGCCTGCGCCCGGCCCATCTCTGGCTGCTCGCCGCGCTCGCCCTCGTCGCCGTCCCGGCCTGGGCGCAGGGCGGGGCCGCCGCGCTGTCGCCGCTGGAGGTCGTGATCAAGTGGGCGCCCCTCCTGCTCACGGGCTTCGCCTTCAACGTCGCGATCTCGCTGATGGCGATGGCGATCGGGACCGTGGCGGGCATCGGGCTCGGGCTGGCCATGCTGGCCGAGGGGCGGATCCTGCCCCGCCTCGCGTGGTGCGCCACGCAGGTCTTCCGCAACGTGCCCTGGCTGGTCCTGCTGTTCTTCGTGATGTTCCTCGTGCCGTTCCAGGTCACGGTGTTCGGTGTCCGCGTGCCGCTGCCCGACTGGGTCAAGGCGACCTTCGGCTTCAGCCTGCCGGTCATGGCCAACGTCGCCGAGATCGTCCGCGGCGCGGTGCGCTCGGTGCCGAACACCCAGTGGGAGGCCGCCGAGTCGCTGGCCTTCACCCGGCGGCAGACGCTATGGCGCATCATCCTGCCCCAATGCGCGAAGCGCATGCTGCCGCCCTGGATGAACGTCTACTCACTCATCGCGATGGCGACCGTGCAGGCCTCCATCGTCGGCGTCACCGAGATGCTGACGCTGACCGCGCAGGTGCACGCCGCCGAGGGCGGCCGCCCCGAGCTGTTCGCGCCGCTCTACGGCTTCGCGCTCTTGTGCTTCTTCCTCTACTGCTACCCGATCGACCGGTTCACCGCCGCCCTGGAACGCCGCTTCGAGACCCGCTGA
- a CDS encoding amino acid ABC transporter permease — MIATIQAWFQQLYETTGFNFTVFYDPYDWDRYVAGLRMTLLLGISTILASLVIGAVGALLQSGPSRVLRALVNGFVVVFRNTPPLVQIFFFYFGLGTLLPDIRSADGLRAPILNNVQWAIISLSLFAGAFNVEIFRSGIEAVPRTTVEAAEALGYTRFKAYRYVVLPLALRVCLPALNNNLINLLKTTTLAYAIAVPETLYAVKQIWSESQNVLEMMLVLLATYAVLVGVLVWIMHRWERALRIPGYGR, encoded by the coding sequence ATGATCGCCACGATCCAGGCGTGGTTCCAGCAGCTCTACGAGACCACGGGCTTCAACTTCACGGTCTTCTACGATCCCTACGACTGGGACCGGTACGTGGCCGGCCTGCGGATGACGCTGCTCCTCGGGATCAGCACCATCCTGGCCAGCCTCGTCATCGGCGCCGTGGGCGCGCTCCTGCAGAGCGGGCCGTCGCGTGTCCTGCGGGCGCTGGTCAACGGCTTCGTGGTGGTGTTCCGCAACACGCCGCCGCTCGTGCAGATCTTCTTCTTCTACTTCGGCCTCGGGACGCTGCTCCCGGACATCCGCTCGGCCGACGGCCTGCGGGCGCCGATCCTCAACAATGTCCAGTGGGCGATCATCTCGCTGTCGCTGTTCGCGGGCGCGTTCAACGTCGAGATCTTCCGCTCGGGCATCGAGGCCGTGCCGCGGACCACGGTCGAGGCCGCCGAGGCCCTGGGCTACACCCGCTTCAAGGCCTACCGGTACGTCGTCCTGCCGCTGGCCCTGCGCGTCTGCCTGCCGGCCCTGAACAACAACCTGATCAACCTCCTGAAGACCACGACACTGGCCTACGCCATCGCGGTCCCGGAGACCCTGTACGCGGTCAAGCAGATCTGGTCCGAGTCGCAGAACGTGCTGGAGATGATGCTGGTGCTGCTGGCGACTTACGCGGTCCTCGTCGGCGTGCTCGTCTGGATCATGCACCGCTGGGAGCGCGCCCTGCGCATCCCGGGATACGGCCGATGA
- a CDS encoding transporter substrate-binding domain-containing protein: protein MRLTIRTLLTTGALSALAALSTVALPGRAAAADGVDAIKKRGTLIVGVKADYKPFGFRDPSGTIIGLEPDLAADLAKRLGVKLELVPVVSANRIEFLQQGKVDLLIATLSDKPERRRVVQAIDPNYYSDFVNVLLPKSSGITDWAQLKGKPLCATSGAWYNKDVARTYGAEIVAFDGSEKPLFALKQGNCIGYVYDQSMLQGKLLDDDWKANYALPLKGILDAPWMMAVAQGNTTLQAAVEDATKDWMKTGFIVNEEKKWGIEPTAYSKAMHEKYKNATN, encoded by the coding sequence ATGCGTCTCACGATCCGCACCCTTCTGACCACCGGTGCGCTGTCCGCCCTCGCGGCATTGTCGACCGTCGCGCTGCCCGGGCGGGCCGCGGCCGCCGACGGCGTCGACGCGATCAAGAAGCGCGGGACGCTGATCGTCGGCGTGAAGGCGGATTACAAGCCGTTCGGCTTCCGCGACCCGAGCGGGACGATCATCGGCCTGGAGCCCGACCTCGCCGCCGACCTCGCCAAGCGGCTGGGCGTGAAGCTCGAGCTCGTGCCCGTCGTCTCGGCAAACCGGATCGAGTTCCTGCAGCAGGGCAAGGTCGATCTGCTGATCGCCACCCTGTCGGACAAGCCGGAGCGCCGCCGCGTCGTGCAGGCGATCGACCCGAACTACTATTCCGACTTCGTGAACGTCCTGCTGCCCAAGTCGTCCGGCATCACCGACTGGGCGCAGCTCAAGGGCAAGCCGCTCTGCGCCACCTCGGGCGCCTGGTACAACAAGGACGTCGCGCGGACCTACGGAGCGGAGATCGTCGCCTTCGACGGGTCCGAGAAGCCGCTCTTCGCGCTCAAGCAGGGCAACTGCATCGGCTACGTCTACGACCAGAGCATGCTGCAGGGTAAGCTGCTCGACGACGACTGGAAGGCCAACTACGCGCTGCCGCTCAAGGGCATCCTCGACGCCCCGTGGATGATGGCGGTGGCGCAGGGCAACACCACGCTCCAGGCCGCCGTCGAGGACGCCACCAAGGACTGGATGAAGACCGGCTTCATCGTCAACGAGGAGAAGAAGTGGGGCATCGAGCCGACCGCTTACTCGAAGGCGATGCACGAGAAGTACAAGAACGCGACCAACTGA
- the solA gene encoding N-methyl-L-tryptophan oxidase: MPAVSRRYDVAVLGLGAMGSAALYQLAKRGASVIGLDRFAPPHALGSSHGETRITRQAVGEGADYVPFVTASHRIWRELEAETGETLLNACGALVMAPGHGVSSHHGKPDFVGRSISAAEGAGIVHEVLDGAEVARRFPQFLNLAGDEKAYYEPGGGYVFPERCLAAQLGRAGAAGAEIRTNCAVVGLQQDGSGVRVDTAEGTILADRAVVAAGAWTAPLLGSPFDRLLTVRRQLLHWYALADETAYGPHAPVFIWMYGTSDTEYLYGFPPLDGSIKVATEQYSTTTTADGVARRVDPSESDEMYRLRVANRLAGATPELVQAAACVYTVTPDRGFIIDRHPEMERVRVVSACSGHGFKHSAGIGEAVAAELAGTGSTVDLAPFALARFS, from the coding sequence GTGCCGGCCGTGAGTCGCCGCTACGATGTCGCTGTCCTGGGCCTCGGCGCGATGGGCAGCGCCGCGCTCTACCAGCTGGCGAAACGGGGCGCCTCGGTGATCGGGCTCGACCGCTTCGCGCCGCCCCACGCCCTCGGGTCCAGCCACGGCGAGACGCGGATCACCCGCCAGGCGGTCGGCGAGGGCGCCGACTACGTCCCCTTCGTCACCGCCTCGCACCGCATCTGGCGCGAGCTGGAGGCCGAAACCGGCGAGACTTTGCTGAACGCCTGCGGGGCGCTCGTCATGGCCCCGGGCCACGGCGTCTCCTCGCATCACGGCAAGCCGGACTTCGTCGGACGCTCCATCAGCGCCGCTGAGGGCGCCGGCATCGTCCACGAGGTGCTCGACGGCGCGGAGGTGGCCCGCCGGTTCCCGCAATTCCTCAACCTCGCGGGCGACGAGAAGGCCTATTACGAGCCGGGCGGCGGCTACGTGTTCCCGGAGCGCTGCCTCGCGGCGCAGCTCGGCCGCGCGGGTGCCGCGGGTGCCGAGATCCGCACGAACTGCGCGGTGGTCGGGCTTCAGCAGGACGGGAGCGGCGTCCGCGTCGACACGGCGGAGGGGACCATCCTGGCCGACCGCGCCGTCGTGGCCGCGGGCGCCTGGACGGCCCCGCTGCTCGGGAGCCCGTTCGACCGACTGCTGACCGTCCGCCGGCAGCTCCTGCACTGGTACGCGCTCGCGGACGAGACCGCCTACGGGCCGCACGCGCCGGTCTTCATCTGGATGTACGGGACGAGCGACACGGAATACCTCTACGGCTTCCCGCCGCTGGACGGGTCCATCAAGGTCGCGACGGAGCAGTACAGCACCACCACCACCGCCGACGGGGTGGCGCGTCGCGTCGATCCGTCGGAATCCGACGAGATGTACCGGCTGCGCGTCGCGAACCGGCTGGCCGGCGCGACTCCGGAGCTCGTCCAGGCCGCGGCCTGCGTCTACACGGTCACCCCCGACCGCGGCTTCATCATCGACCGGCATCCCGAGATGGAGCGCGTGCGGGTGGTGTCCGCCTGCTCGGGGCACGGGTTCAAGCACTCGGCCGGCATCGGCGAGGCCGTCGCGGCTGAGCTGGCCGGGACCGGCAGCACCGTCGATCTCGCGCCCTTCGCCCTGGCACGTTTCAGTTGA
- a CDS encoding GlxA family transcriptional regulator, translating into MDAETGDRPQEIGFILVPGFALLSFASGCEPFRAANELAGRPLYRLRYFGEAEGRVAASSGAEVPTEALPRLRGQLHTLFVCAGGEPNGWDRPEIHATLRRMARLGVRIGGISGGPYLMAAAGLLADRAFTLHWEYAGATVETFPEARLSRARYVADGDRLTCGGGVAPLEMAHALIAERMGEAFARRVSDWFLHTAIGAADDPQRASAVERYGVHHPALLAVLETMEKTVEAPLGRLAMARLAAISPRHLDRLFLEKLGLSFSAQYRAIRLAHGRRLLRQSPLRIGEIATACGFSSAAHFARCYRSRFGCSPSAERA; encoded by the coding sequence ATGGACGCGGAGACCGGGGACCGACCGCAGGAGATCGGCTTCATCCTCGTGCCCGGCTTCGCGCTGCTGTCCTTCGCCTCGGGCTGCGAGCCGTTCCGCGCGGCCAACGAGCTCGCCGGGCGGCCGCTCTACCGGCTGCGCTATTTCGGCGAGGCAGAGGGCCGGGTCGCCGCCTCGTCGGGCGCAGAGGTCCCCACCGAGGCGCTGCCGCGCCTGCGCGGCCAGCTCCACACCCTGTTCGTCTGCGCCGGCGGCGAGCCGAACGGGTGGGACAGGCCCGAGATCCACGCGACCCTGCGGCGGATGGCCCGGCTCGGCGTCCGCATCGGCGGCATCTCGGGCGGTCCCTACCTGATGGCCGCGGCGGGCCTACTGGCCGATCGCGCGTTCACGCTCCACTGGGAATATGCAGGCGCCACGGTCGAGACCTTCCCGGAGGCACGCCTGAGCCGGGCGCGCTACGTCGCCGACGGCGATCGCCTGACCTGCGGCGGCGGGGTCGCGCCCCTGGAGATGGCCCACGCCCTGATCGCCGAGCGCATGGGCGAGGCTTTCGCCCGCCGCGTCTCCGACTGGTTCCTCCACACCGCCATCGGCGCCGCCGACGACCCGCAGCGGGCCTCCGCGGTCGAGCGCTACGGGGTCCACCATCCGGCCCTGCTGGCGGTACTGGAGACCATGGAGAAGACCGTGGAGGCGCCGCTCGGCCGCCTCGCGATGGCGCGCCTCGCGGCGATCAGCCCGCGCCACCTCGACCGGCTGTTCCTCGAGAAGCTCGGGCTGAGCTTCTCGGCCCAGTACCGGGCGATCCGCCTCGCCCACGGACGGCGCCTGCTGCGCCAGAGCCCGCTCCGGATCGGAGAGATCGCCACAGCCTGCGGCTTCTCGAGCGCGGCCCATTTCGCCCGCTGCTACCGGTCCCGGTTCGGCTGCAGCCCGTCCGCGGAGCGAGCGTGA
- the eutC gene encoding ethanolamine ammonia-lyase subunit EutC, with product MSDPAEPARPGPPTLRDLRGLTQARIALGAHGAGLPTGAALAFGLDHARAREAVWTPLDAAAIREALRVEGLDSVEVRSAVADRTEYLRRPDKGRSLDPGAASALDGHGPGFDVAVVIADGLSATAVALNAVPAAAALAARVRRAGWSLAPVVVALQGRVAIGDPIGARLGARCVVVLIGERPGLSASDSLGCYVTFGPEPGLPDARRNCISNIREGGLAVEAAAGQMEALLRAMLAQGTSGVALRRGDPADPPALPDARD from the coding sequence GTGAGCGACCCGGCCGAGCCGGCCCGCCCGGGCCCCCCGACGCTGCGCGACCTGCGCGGGCTGACCCAGGCGCGCATCGCGCTGGGCGCGCACGGGGCCGGTCTCCCGACCGGCGCGGCGCTCGCCTTCGGCCTCGACCATGCCCGCGCCCGCGAGGCGGTGTGGACGCCCCTCGACGCGGCGGCGATCCGCGAGGCGCTGCGGGTCGAGGGCCTGGACTCGGTGGAGGTCCGCTCCGCCGTGGCCGACCGGACGGAGTACCTGCGCCGGCCGGACAAGGGCCGCAGCCTCGATCCAGGGGCCGCGTCCGCGCTCGACGGGCACGGGCCGGGCTTCGATGTCGCCGTCGTGATCGCGGACGGCCTGTCGGCCACGGCGGTCGCGCTGAACGCGGTCCCGGCCGCCGCGGCGCTGGCGGCGCGGGTGCGGCGGGCCGGCTGGAGCCTGGCGCCCGTGGTCGTCGCGCTCCAGGGCCGCGTGGCGATCGGCGACCCGATCGGGGCGCGGCTCGGGGCGCGCTGCGTCGTGGTGCTGATCGGCGAGCGTCCGGGCCTGTCGGCCTCGGACAGCCTGGGCTGCTACGTCACGTTCGGCCCGGAGCCGGGCCTGCCCGACGCGCGGCGCAACTGCATCTCGAACATCCGGGAGGGCGGCCTGGCGGTCGAGGCGGCCGCCGGGCAGATGGAGGCTCTGCTGCGGGCGATGCTGGCCCAGGGCACCAGCGGCGTCGCGCTGCGCCGGGGCGATCCCGCCGACCCGCCGGCTCTCCCGGACGCGCGCGACTAG
- a CDS encoding ethanolamine ammonia-lyase subunit EutB, translating into MAYATTIEGTRFTFPDLRSLLAKATPERSGDQLAGLCAEGPVERLAAQIALADLPLKTFLAEELIPSDEDEVSDLIARRHDAAAFAPVSSLTVGAFREWLLAPAADARALAALSPGLTPEMVAAVSKICRLQDLVAVAAKRPVVTRFRSTIGLPGRLATRNQPNHPTDSSEGILISALDGLLMGSGDAVIGVNPATDSLPDYIRIVELLETLRLRLDVPTQHCCLGHVTVAIEAMARGAPVDLVFQSVAGSQKANAGFGVDLAVLREASQAARALGRCPEGGQFMYFETGQGSALSADAHWGVDQQTMEARAYAVAREFDPLLVNTVVGFIGPEYLYNGKQIIRAGLEDHFCGKLLGLPMGVDVCYTNHADADGEDMDALLTLLCAAGVNFVITVPGADDVMLNYQSLSHHDAVFARETLGRPPAPEFEAWLRAVRITDAQGQLASAAGVLPQALAEASRLLPGRAA; encoded by the coding sequence ATGGCCTACGCGACGACGATCGAAGGCACACGCTTCACCTTCCCCGACCTGCGCAGCCTGCTCGCCAAGGCGACGCCGGAGCGCTCGGGCGACCAGCTCGCCGGGCTCTGCGCGGAAGGTCCGGTCGAGCGCCTGGCCGCGCAGATCGCCCTCGCCGACCTGCCGCTCAAGACCTTCCTGGCCGAGGAGCTGATCCCCTCGGACGAGGACGAGGTCTCGGACCTGATCGCCCGCCGGCACGACGCCGCGGCCTTCGCGCCGGTCTCGTCGCTGACGGTCGGCGCCTTCCGCGAGTGGCTGCTCGCGCCCGCCGCCGACGCGCGGGCGCTCGCCGCCCTGTCGCCCGGCCTCACGCCCGAGATGGTCGCGGCAGTGTCGAAGATCTGCCGCCTGCAGGATCTCGTCGCGGTGGCCGCCAAGCGGCCGGTGGTGACGCGCTTCCGCTCGACCATCGGCCTGCCCGGGCGCCTCGCCACCCGCAACCAGCCCAACCACCCGACCGACTCGTCCGAGGGCATCCTGATCTCGGCCCTCGACGGCCTGCTGATGGGCTCGGGCGACGCGGTGATCGGCGTGAACCCGGCGACCGATTCCCTGCCGGACTACATCCGCATCGTCGAGCTGCTGGAGACCCTGCGGCTGCGCCTCGACGTGCCGACCCAGCACTGCTGCCTCGGCCACGTCACGGTGGCGATCGAGGCCATGGCCCGGGGCGCGCCGGTCGACCTCGTGTTCCAGTCGGTGGCCGGCTCGCAGAAAGCCAATGCCGGCTTCGGGGTCGACCTCGCCGTCCTGCGCGAGGCCTCCCAGGCGGCGCGCGCGCTCGGCCGCTGCCCGGAGGGCGGGCAGTTCATGTACTTCGAGACCGGCCAGGGCTCGGCCCTCTCGGCGGACGCTCACTGGGGCGTCGACCAGCAGACGATGGAGGCGCGGGCCTACGCGGTGGCGCGGGAGTTCGACCCGCTGCTCGTCAACACGGTCGTGGGCTTCATCGGTCCCGAGTACCTGTACAACGGCAAGCAGATCATCCGCGCCGGACTGGAGGACCACTTCTGCGGCAAGCTTCTCGGCCTGCCGATGGGCGTGGACGTCTGCTACACCAACCACGCCGACGCCGACGGCGAGGACATGGACGCGCTCCTGACCCTGCTGTGCGCGGCCGGGGTCAACTTCGTCATCACCGTGCCGGGGGCGGACGACGTGATGCTGAACTACCAGTCGCTCTCCCACCACGACGCGGTCTTCGCCCGCGAGACCCTGGGACGCCCTCCGGCGCCGGAATTCGAGGCGTGGCTGCGAGCCGTGCGCATCACGGACGCGCAGGGCCAACTGGCCAGCGCGGCGGGCGTGCTGCCCCAGGCCCTCGCCGAGGCGTCCCGGCTCCTGCCCGGGAGGGCGGCGTGA
- a CDS encoding L,D-transpeptidase — MMTDDREAGGLDGRGRLGCGAGVLSRRSFLAGSALGIGALSLGGCGTTDTLLMAEAAKTYGPMPNEKFPIPAVDISKVNPKYYRRTVQYASSEAPGTIVVDPANYYVYRIEGDGTATRYGANVGRQGFLWNGNAYVGRKSEWATWTPPKEMIRRQPEAAKYARGMPGGLDNPLGARTLHLYQNGAYTLYTIYASSDAESIGTGITSGCVGLLSQDMIHLYARTPVKTKVVVLPA; from the coding sequence ATGATGACGGACGATCGCGAGGCCGGAGGCCTCGACGGGCGCGGGCGCCTCGGATGCGGGGCGGGCGTTCTCAGCCGCCGGTCGTTCCTGGCCGGCTCGGCCCTCGGGATCGGCGCGCTCTCGCTCGGCGGGTGCGGGACGACCGACACCCTGCTCATGGCCGAGGCGGCGAAGACCTACGGTCCGATGCCGAACGAGAAGTTCCCGATCCCGGCGGTCGACATCAGCAAGGTCAACCCGAAATACTATCGGCGGACCGTCCAGTACGCCTCGTCGGAGGCGCCCGGCACGATCGTGGTCGATCCCGCCAACTATTACGTCTACCGCATCGAGGGCGACGGCACCGCCACGCGCTACGGGGCCAATGTCGGCCGCCAGGGATTCCTGTGGAACGGGAACGCCTATGTCGGCCGCAAGTCCGAGTGGGCGACCTGGACCCCGCCCAAGGAGATGATCCGGCGCCAGCCCGAGGCCGCGAAATACGCCCGCGGCATGCCGGGCGGCCTCGACAACCCGCTCGGCGCCCGCACGCTGCACCTGTACCAGAACGGCGCCTACACGCTCTACACGATCTACGCCAGCAGCGACGCCGAATCGATCGGCACGGGCATCACCAGCGGCTGCGTCGGCCTGCTCAGCCAGGACATGATCCACCTCTACGCGCGCACGCCGGTGAAGACCAAGGTGGTCGTGCTGCCGGCCTGA
- a CDS encoding SDR family NAD(P)-dependent oxidoreductase — protein sequence MDLGLRGRRALVTGGTKGIGAAIVDLLADEGAAVALCARNAAEVAAKVAALRARGVAATGRAVDVADSAALRGWVAEAAEELGGLDIVVPNVSALAVGGDEAAWRSGFAVDMMGTVSAVEAAMPYLERSEAGAIVVISSVSGREIDFAAGPYGAFKAALIHYAQGLAFQLAPRNIRANSVSPGNTYFAGGVWHQIETGNPALFAEALRLNPTGRMARPEEVARAAVFLASPAASFITGTNLVVDGSLTRGVQF from the coding sequence ATGGATCTCGGGCTGAGAGGCCGCCGGGCGCTGGTGACCGGCGGCACCAAGGGGATCGGCGCGGCGATCGTCGACCTGCTGGCCGACGAGGGGGCCGCGGTCGCCCTCTGCGCCCGCAACGCCGCGGAGGTCGCCGCCAAGGTGGCGGCCCTGCGTGCCAGGGGCGTGGCGGCGACCGGGCGCGCCGTCGACGTCGCCGATTCCGCGGCCCTGCGCGGCTGGGTCGCGGAGGCCGCGGAGGAGCTCGGCGGCCTCGACATCGTGGTGCCGAACGTCAGCGCCCTCGCGGTCGGCGGCGACGAGGCGGCGTGGCGGAGCGGCTTCGCCGTGGACATGATGGGCACCGTCTCGGCGGTCGAGGCGGCGATGCCGTACCTCGAGCGCTCCGAGGCGGGCGCGATCGTCGTCATCTCCAGCGTCTCCGGCCGCGAGATCGACTTCGCGGCCGGTCCCTACGGCGCCTTCAAGGCCGCGCTGATCCACTACGCGCAGGGCCTCGCCTTCCAGCTCGCGCCCCGGAACATCCGCGCCAACTCGGTCTCGCCCGGCAACACCTACTTCGCGGGCGGCGTCTGGCACCAGATCGAGACCGGCAACCCGGCGCTGTTCGCCGAGGCGCTCCGGCTGAACCCGACCGGCCGGATGGCGCGGCCCGAGGAGGTGGCGCGCGCGGCCGTCTTCCTGGCGAGCCCGGCCGCCAGCTTCATCACCGGAACCAACCTCGTGGTCGACGGCAGCCTGACCCGCGGCGTGCAGTTCTGA
- a CDS encoding acetamidase/formamidase family protein codes for MQWLDQSIMARKGVAGGKPGQEHTITEAEQGRYHYVYGPFAEPVLTVDPGAVVTVETHDAFEGKIRHETDSPTQILNFPYLNPQNGPIYVNGAEKGDCLAVAIRSIRPRGPQPCGTTLIMPEFGGLVATGDTALLNPSLPERVRKLEVTAETGVRWSDRITLPYQPFIGTIGTSPEIEAISSLQPDYYGGNMDLPDVGVGAVIYLPVNTAGALLYLGDCHAAQGDGELCGVAVEHPTHTTVQIDLIKGWTFRWPRLETADFYMTIGSARPMEDAARIAYRELVRWLAADFGFDEIDAYMLLTQCGRVRLGNMVDPKYTLGASITKAIAHA; via the coding sequence ATGCAGTGGCTCGACCAGTCCATCATGGCCCGCAAGGGCGTCGCGGGCGGCAAGCCCGGCCAGGAGCACACGATCACCGAGGCCGAGCAGGGCCGCTACCACTACGTCTACGGGCCCTTCGCCGAGCCGGTGCTGACCGTCGATCCCGGCGCCGTCGTCACGGTCGAGACCCACGACGCGTTCGAGGGCAAGATCCGCCACGAGACCGACAGCCCGACGCAGATTCTGAACTTTCCCTACCTCAACCCGCAGAACGGGCCGATCTACGTGAACGGCGCGGAGAAGGGCGACTGCCTCGCGGTGGCGATCCGCTCGATCCGGCCGCGCGGCCCGCAGCCCTGCGGCACGACGCTGATCATGCCGGAATTCGGCGGCCTCGTCGCCACCGGCGACACAGCGCTCCTCAACCCGTCCCTCCCCGAGCGGGTGCGCAAGCTCGAGGTCACAGCCGAGACCGGCGTGCGCTGGAGCGACCGGATCACGCTGCCCTACCAGCCGTTCATCGGCACGATCGGCACCTCGCCGGAGATCGAGGCGATCTCGTCGCTGCAGCCGGACTATTACGGCGGCAACATGGACCTGCCGGACGTGGGCGTCGGCGCGGTGATCTACCTGCCGGTGAATACCGCGGGCGCGCTCCTCTATCTCGGCGACTGCCACGCCGCGCAGGGCGACGGCGAGCTCTGCGGCGTCGCGGTGGAGCACCCCACCCACACGACGGTGCAGATCGACCTGATCAAGGGCTGGACCTTCCGCTGGCCGCGGCTCGAGACCGCCGACTTCTACATGACGATCGGCTCGGCCCGGCCGATGGAGGACGCCGCGCGCATCGCCTACCGGGAGCTGGTTCGCTGGCTCGCGGCCGATTTCGGGTTCGACGAGATCGACGCCTACATGCTGCTCACCCAGTGCGGGCGCGTCCGGCTCGGCAACATGGTCGATCCGAAATACACGCTCGGCGCCTCGATCACGAAGGCGATCGCCCACGCCTGA